A region from the uncultured Stenotrophomonas sp. genome encodes:
- a CDS encoding Phosphoglucomutase, with amino-acid sequence MSEGNESRRRAAGPGRSAPLLAVLLLLLAGWFGWSAFDQWQQSDTGIALEQARDQAVTAVGKAVTEQNAQFARQLEREPVKAALAAGDAEAAAGALRETWTGVDEVQVLDATLAAAYADPAAFGYSRLALLELAMSEGKPVARVVRDGNGPRLGLAAPVQLQDRAAVAYVRQPLARLTAVFDMLQSPESAFLGLRQGAFTIVQKGNAGLGSGADALARPVPGTGLRVVAELPDATEGPMGLGTIACVVVAALLALVALLLLAGRKRLPPLRRKAAAEPADGGVTLQQALEQEPLPVAPATEGAGDDAGGADAPAAPEADAVVPGIFRAYDIRGVVGSELNATVARLVGQAIGSQMQAQGLRDVVVGRDGRLSGPELANALIDGLRRAGCEVIDIGMAPTPVVYFAAYHLRAGSCVAVTGSHNPPDYNGFKIVVGGETLSGEAITALYERIRDGRLHLADTLGSLQQREVIDDYVQRIGDDVQLDRPLKVVADAGNGVAGAVAPQLLEAIGAEVIPLYCEVDGEFPNHHPDPSEPRNLEDLVQMVQRFDADLGVAFDGDGDRLGVVTKDGRIVFADRLLMLFAADVLVRNPGALVIYDVKCTGKLPDYILRNGGSPMMWKTGHSLVKAKMRETDAELAGEMSGHFFFKERWYGFDDGLYAAARLLEILAQREEAPVEVFAELPDAVSTPELKVAVAEGTQHAQVALVVAAAQAADSPFASARISTIDGLRADFNDGWGLVRASNTTPVVVLRFEAEDEDALERIKGVFREQLRKVLPDVELSF; translated from the coding sequence ATGAGCGAGGGGAATGAAAGCCGGCGTCGGGCCGCGGGGCCGGGGCGTTCAGCGCCGCTGCTGGCGGTGCTGCTGCTGTTGCTGGCCGGCTGGTTCGGCTGGAGCGCTTTCGACCAGTGGCAGCAATCCGACACCGGCATCGCGCTGGAACAGGCCCGCGACCAGGCCGTGACCGCGGTCGGCAAGGCCGTGACCGAACAGAACGCGCAATTCGCCCGCCAGCTCGAACGGGAACCGGTGAAGGCCGCACTGGCCGCCGGTGATGCCGAGGCCGCCGCCGGTGCACTGCGGGAAACCTGGACCGGCGTGGACGAAGTGCAGGTGCTCGACGCCACCCTGGCCGCCGCCTACGCCGACCCGGCCGCCTTCGGCTATTCGCGGCTGGCGCTGCTGGAACTGGCGATGAGCGAAGGCAAGCCGGTGGCGCGCGTGGTGCGCGACGGCAACGGCCCGCGGCTGGGGCTGGCCGCACCGGTGCAGTTGCAGGACCGCGCCGCGGTGGCCTACGTGCGCCAGCCGCTGGCCCGCCTGACCGCGGTGTTCGACATGTTGCAGTCGCCGGAAAGCGCCTTCCTCGGCTTGCGTCAGGGGGCCTTCACCATCGTGCAGAAGGGTAATGCCGGCCTCGGCAGCGGTGCCGACGCGCTGGCCCGGCCGGTGCCCGGTACCGGCCTGCGCGTGGTGGCCGAACTGCCCGACGCCACCGAAGGCCCGATGGGGCTGGGCACGATTGCCTGCGTGGTGGTGGCCGCATTGCTGGCGCTGGTGGCGTTGCTGCTGCTGGCCGGCCGCAAGCGCCTGCCGCCGCTGCGCCGCAAGGCCGCTGCGGAGCCGGCCGATGGCGGGGTCACCCTGCAGCAGGCGCTGGAACAGGAACCGCTGCCGGTGGCGCCGGCAACGGAAGGCGCGGGCGACGATGCCGGCGGGGCCGACGCCCCCGCCGCGCCGGAAGCCGACGCGGTGGTGCCGGGGATCTTCCGCGCCTATGACATCCGCGGGGTGGTCGGCAGCGAGCTGAACGCCACCGTGGCCCGGCTGGTCGGCCAGGCCATCGGCAGCCAGATGCAGGCGCAGGGGCTGCGCGACGTGGTGGTCGGCCGCGACGGCCGCCTGTCCGGCCCGGAGCTGGCCAACGCGCTGATCGACGGCCTGCGCCGCGCCGGCTGCGAGGTCATCGATATCGGCATGGCGCCGACGCCGGTGGTGTATTTCGCCGCCTACCACCTGCGCGCCGGCAGCTGCGTGGCGGTCACCGGCAGCCACAACCCGCCGGACTACAATGGCTTCAAGATCGTCGTCGGCGGCGAAACCCTGTCCGGCGAGGCGATCACCGCGCTGTACGAGCGCATCCGCGACGGCCGCCTGCACCTTGCCGACACACTGGGCAGCCTGCAGCAGCGCGAGGTCATCGACGACTACGTGCAGCGCATCGGCGACGACGTGCAGCTGGACCGCCCGCTCAAGGTGGTGGCCGACGCCGGCAACGGCGTGGCCGGCGCAGTGGCGCCGCAACTGCTGGAAGCCATCGGCGCGGAGGTCATCCCGCTGTACTGCGAGGTCGACGGCGAATTCCCCAACCACCACCCGGACCCGAGCGAGCCGCGCAACCTCGAAGACCTGGTGCAGATGGTCCAACGCTTCGACGCCGACCTCGGCGTGGCCTTCGACGGCGACGGCGACCGCCTCGGCGTGGTGACGAAGGACGGCCGGATCGTGTTCGCCGACCGCCTGCTGATGCTGTTCGCCGCCGACGTGCTGGTGCGCAACCCCGGCGCGCTGGTGATCTACGACGTCAAATGCACCGGCAAGCTGCCCGACTACATCCTGCGCAACGGCGGCAGCCCGATGATGTGGAAGACCGGGCATTCGCTGGTCAAGGCCAAGATGCGCGAGACCGACGCCGAGCTGGCCGGCGAGATGAGCGGCCACTTCTTCTTCAAGGAGCGCTGGTACGGTTTCGATGACGGCCTGTACGCCGCGGCGCGGCTGCTGGAAATCCTCGCCCAGCGCGAGGAGGCGCCGGTCGAGGTGTTTGCCGAATTGCCCGACGCCGTCTCCACCCCCGAGCTGAAGGTGGCCGTGGCCGAGGGTACCCAGCATGCGCAGGTGGCACTGGTGGTGGCCGCCGCACAGGCCGCGGATTCGCCGTTCGCCAGCGCCCGTATTTCCACCATCGACGGCCTGCGCGCCGATTTCAACGATGGCTGGGGGTTGGTGCGCGCCTCCAACACCACGCCGGTGGTGGTGCTGCGCTTCGAGGCCGAGGACGAGGACGCGCTGGAGCGCATCAAGGGCGTGTTCCGCGAACAGCTGCGGAAGGTGCTGCCCGACGTCGAGCTGTCCTTCTGA
- a CDS encoding Exodeoxyribonuclease III Xth produces MASANAGVGGMLWRSPGRQRVSMRIISFNANGIRSATSKGFGDWFVRQQADVLCIQETKAQEAQLTGPLFRPDGHHCFYRCDAIKKGYSGVAIWSRREPDEVRTALGWAPFDDEGRYIEARFGNLSVVSFYIPSGSSGELRQGFKFEVMEWLRPILDQWLASGRDYVLCGDWNIVRTALDIKNWKSNQKNSGCLPEERDWLNGLCADLPGDGEPASGRGWVDAYRALHPQGQDYTWWSNRGAARANNVGWRIDYQLATPGLRERLRGCSIYRDERFSDHAPFIVDYDL; encoded by the coding sequence ATGGCTTCGGCGAATGCTGGCGTCGGCGGTATGCTGTGGCGCTCCCCAGGCCGCCAGCGGGTTTCCATGCGCATCATCAGCTTCAACGCCAACGGCATCCGTTCGGCCACCAGCAAGGGTTTCGGCGACTGGTTCGTCCGCCAGCAGGCCGACGTGCTGTGCATCCAGGAGACCAAGGCGCAGGAGGCGCAGCTGACCGGCCCATTGTTCCGCCCCGACGGCCACCACTGTTTCTACCGCTGCGATGCCATCAAGAAGGGCTACAGCGGCGTGGCGATCTGGAGCCGGCGCGAGCCGGACGAGGTGCGCACCGCGCTGGGCTGGGCGCCGTTCGACGACGAAGGCCGCTACATCGAGGCGCGCTTCGGCAACCTGAGCGTGGTGTCGTTCTACATCCCGTCCGGTTCCTCGGGCGAGCTGCGCCAGGGCTTCAAGTTCGAGGTGATGGAGTGGCTGCGGCCGATCCTCGATCAATGGCTGGCCAGCGGCCGCGACTACGTGCTGTGCGGCGATTGGAACATCGTCCGCACCGCGCTGGACATCAAGAACTGGAAATCCAACCAGAAGAACTCCGGCTGCCTGCCCGAAGAGCGCGACTGGCTCAACGGCCTGTGCGCCGACCTGCCCGGTGACGGCGAGCCGGCCAGCGGCCGTGGCTGGGTGGACGCCTACCGCGCGCTGCACCCGCAGGGGCAGGACTATACGTGGTGGAGCAACCGCGGCGCGGCGCGCGCCAACAACGTCGGTTGGCGCATCGACTACCAGCTCGCCACCCCCGGCCTGCGCGAGCGCCTGCGCGGCTGCTCGATCTACCGCGACGAACGCTTCTCCGACCACGCCCCCTTCATCGTGGACTACGACTTGTGA
- the dfp gene encoding fused 4'-phosphopantothenoylcysteine decarboxylase; phosphopantothenoylcysteine synthetase, FMN-binding (Evidence 2a : Function of homologous gene experimentally demonstrated in an other organism; PubMedId : 12140293, 14686929, 20493562, 21216635, 21347951, 6139280; Product type e : enzyme): MTGPNPHAQAPARPLEGRKLLLCVGGGIAAYKSLELVRRLRDAGARVQVAMTEGAQQFVTPLSFQALSGQPVRTTLWDSAAEQAMGHIELARWADRVVIAPATADLLARLANGHADDLVTTLCLATTAPLTVCPAMNHRMWLHPATQANLALLRERGVQVIGPEDGPLAEGESGPGRLSEPDAIVAALAVNLAPEAPAMPDRLNGVRVLISAGPTYEDLDPVRYVGNRSSGKMGYALAAAAARRGAQVALVSGPVQIATPPGVRRIDVRSAAQMREAVLAELPADIYIGAAAVADYTPQQVSPQKLKKTPGSHTLVLELVRTADILAEVAAQEDALKLVVGFAAETHDVEKYARGKLVDKHLDLIIANQVGIAGGGFESDQNAATAYWADGQRVFPGTAKTHLAEQLLDLITERLDV; this comes from the coding sequence AGGACGCAAGCTGCTGCTGTGCGTCGGTGGCGGCATTGCCGCCTACAAATCGCTGGAGCTGGTGCGCCGGCTGCGCGATGCCGGTGCCCGCGTGCAGGTGGCGATGACCGAGGGCGCGCAGCAATTCGTGACTCCGCTGAGTTTCCAGGCGCTTTCCGGCCAGCCGGTGCGCACCACGCTGTGGGACAGCGCCGCCGAGCAGGCGATGGGCCACATCGAGCTGGCGCGCTGGGCCGACCGCGTGGTCATCGCCCCGGCCACCGCCGACCTGCTGGCACGGCTGGCCAACGGCCATGCCGACGATCTGGTGACTACGCTGTGCCTGGCCACCACAGCGCCGCTGACGGTATGTCCGGCGATGAACCACCGCATGTGGCTGCACCCGGCCACCCAGGCCAACCTCGCGCTGTTGCGCGAGCGTGGTGTGCAGGTGATCGGGCCGGAGGATGGCCCGCTGGCCGAAGGCGAATCCGGCCCCGGCCGGCTCAGCGAACCGGACGCGATCGTCGCCGCGCTGGCCGTCAACCTGGCACCGGAGGCCCCGGCCATGCCCGACCGCCTGAATGGCGTGCGCGTGCTGATCAGCGCCGGGCCGACCTACGAGGACCTCGACCCGGTGCGCTACGTCGGCAACCGCTCCAGCGGCAAGATGGGCTACGCGCTGGCCGCCGCCGCCGCGCGCCGCGGCGCACAGGTGGCGCTGGTCAGCGGCCCGGTGCAGATCGCCACGCCGCCGGGCGTGCGCCGCATCGACGTGCGTTCGGCCGCGCAGATGCGCGAGGCGGTGCTGGCCGAACTGCCGGCCGACATCTACATCGGCGCCGCTGCGGTGGCCGACTACACGCCGCAGCAGGTGTCGCCGCAGAAGCTGAAGAAGACGCCCGGCAGCCATACGCTGGTGCTGGAACTGGTGCGCACCGCCGACATCCTGGCCGAAGTGGCGGCGCAGGAGGACGCGCTGAAGCTGGTGGTCGGCTTCGCCGCCGAAACCCATGACGTGGAGAAATACGCGCGCGGCAAGCTGGTCGACAAACACCTGGACCTGATCATCGCCAACCAGGTCGGCATCGCCGGCGGTGGCTTCGAGAGCGACCAGAATGCCGCCACCGCCTACTGGGCTGACGGCCAGCGGGTTTTTCCGGGCACCGCCAAGACCCATCTGGCGGAACAGCTGCTGGACCTGATCACCGAGAGGCTGGACGTATGA
- the ampG gene encoding putative beta-lactamase induction signal transducer AmpG (Evidence 3 : Function proposed based on presence of conserved amino acid motif, structural feature or limited homology), with the protein MSEAAVKRRQGWREVLGNLRQRKVLAMLLLGFSSGLPIYLVGNTLGFWMRKEGIELDTIGFLSWVGLAYSLKFLWAPIVDKTDVPVLGRAFGRRRGWMLLSQLVAALALVGMALVQPKGGSLLVLGFALEHLLVFGVLATVVAFASATQDIVIDAWRIESADNGEQLGLLTASSALGYRTALLITDALILIVAARVGWQVSYEIMAALLGLGVAAVLLAREPARAMLAVHEQAARLWTPRGLFDALLGPFLMFFREHRSGALLILAAISIYRMADFVMGPMANPFYVDLGLDEDTVGAIRGSVGLVATFFGIALAGLVSVRWGVMVALLAGAILGPCSNLAFAWMAWVGPGKLQFAIAMAVDNFSSGFAGTVLIAYMSSLTSIGYTATQYALLSSFYAMPGKALKGFSGMAVQHLAQGRTLLEGYALFFVGTALLAVPVLLLCLALAAMQARKRAAPT; encoded by the coding sequence GTGAGCGAAGCGGCGGTGAAGCGCCGCCAGGGCTGGCGCGAAGTGCTGGGCAACCTGCGCCAGCGCAAGGTGCTGGCGATGCTGCTGCTGGGCTTCAGCTCCGGGCTGCCGATCTACCTGGTCGGCAACACGCTCGGCTTCTGGATGCGCAAGGAAGGCATCGAGCTGGACACCATCGGCTTCCTGTCGTGGGTGGGACTGGCGTATTCGCTGAAATTCCTGTGGGCGCCGATCGTCGACAAGACCGACGTACCGGTGCTGGGACGAGCATTCGGGCGGCGGCGTGGCTGGATGCTGCTGTCACAGCTGGTTGCCGCGCTGGCGCTGGTGGGCATGGCGCTGGTGCAGCCCAAGGGCGGCAGCCTGCTGGTGCTGGGGTTCGCGCTGGAACACCTGCTGGTATTCGGCGTGTTGGCAACCGTGGTGGCGTTCGCTTCGGCCACGCAGGATATCGTCATCGATGCGTGGCGCATCGAGAGCGCGGACAACGGCGAGCAGCTCGGTTTGCTCACCGCCTCCTCTGCGCTGGGTTACCGCACCGCACTGCTGATTACCGATGCGCTGATCCTGATCGTCGCCGCGCGCGTGGGCTGGCAGGTGTCCTACGAGATCATGGCGGCGCTGCTCGGCCTCGGCGTGGCCGCAGTGCTGCTTGCGCGCGAACCGGCGCGGGCGATGCTGGCCGTGCACGAACAGGCCGCGCGCCTGTGGACGCCGCGTGGTCTGTTCGACGCCCTGCTCGGCCCGTTCCTGATGTTTTTCCGCGAACACCGCAGCGGTGCGCTGCTGATCCTGGCGGCCATCAGCATCTACCGCATGGCCGACTTCGTGATGGGGCCGATGGCCAACCCGTTCTACGTCGACCTGGGGTTGGACGAGGACACGGTAGGGGCGATCCGTGGTTCGGTCGGGCTGGTCGCCACCTTCTTCGGCATCGCGCTGGCCGGGCTGGTGTCGGTGCGCTGGGGCGTGATGGTGGCGCTGCTGGCCGGTGCGATCCTCGGCCCATGCTCGAACCTGGCCTTCGCATGGATGGCGTGGGTTGGCCCCGGCAAACTGCAATTCGCCATTGCGATGGCGGTGGACAACTTTTCCAGTGGGTTCGCCGGCACAGTGCTGATTGCCTACATGTCCAGCCTGACCAGCATCGGCTACACCGCCACCCAGTACGCCCTGCTCAGCTCGTTCTACGCGATGCCGGGCAAGGCGCTGAAGGGCTTTTCCGGCATGGCGGTGCAACACCTGGCACAGGGCCGCACCTTGCTGGAGGGCTACGCGCTGTTCTTCGTCGGCACCGCGCTGCTGGCGGTTCCCGTGCTGCTGCTGTGCCTGGCGCTGGCAGCGATGCAGGCACGCAAGCGGGCCGCGCCGACATGA
- the anmK gene encoding anhydro-N-acetylmuramic acid kinase (Evidence 2a : Function of homologous gene experimentally demonstrated in an other organism; PubMedId : 15901686, 16452451; Product type e : enzyme): protein MPTADPRLPLFLGLMSGTSADGIDAALVQFPVEGGCRLVHGHTFGWSPALRAELVALGQGREPASLDALGQLDARVGIAFAEAANGLLAQTGVDRAQVRAIGSHGQTIRHRPAAEPAFTWQLGDASRIAELTGLTTVADFRRRDVAAGGQGAPLMPASFHATMCGAPHERAVLNLGGIANLSLIARDGGLRGFDTGPANALLDGWCQRHLGTPFDADGAFAAGGQIDAALLARLLAEPWFALPPPKSTGREQFHLDWVQARLGEPAPAPADVQATLLELTAATVADALLAHLPGTKRLLVCGGGVRNPPLLRRIGARLPGVAVVSSAEHGLDPDFMEAMGFAWLARETLAGRPGNLPAVTGAQGPRILGAIHPA, encoded by the coding sequence ATGCCCACCGCCGATCCACGATTGCCGCTGTTCCTCGGCCTGATGTCCGGCACCAGCGCCGATGGCATCGATGCGGCGCTGGTGCAGTTTCCCGTCGAAGGTGGCTGTCGCCTCGTGCACGGGCACACGTTCGGCTGGTCGCCGGCGCTGCGCGCCGAGCTGGTCGCGCTCGGCCAGGGCCGCGAGCCGGCGTCGCTGGACGCGTTGGGGCAACTGGATGCGCGGGTCGGCATCGCCTTCGCCGAGGCCGCCAACGGGCTGCTGGCACAGACAGGGGTGGACCGCGCGCAGGTGCGCGCCATCGGCTCGCACGGGCAGACCATCCGCCACCGCCCCGCCGCCGAGCCGGCCTTCACCTGGCAGCTCGGCGACGCCAGCCGCATCGCCGAGCTGACCGGCCTCACCACCGTGGCCGACTTCCGCCGCCGCGACGTCGCCGCCGGCGGGCAGGGCGCGCCGCTGATGCCGGCCTCTTTTCATGCGACCATGTGCGGGGCGCCACACGAGCGCGCCGTGCTGAACCTGGGCGGCATCGCCAACCTGAGCCTGATCGCGCGCGACGGCGGCCTGCGCGGTTTCGATACCGGCCCTGCCAACGCATTGCTGGATGGCTGGTGCCAGCGCCACCTCGGCACCCCTTTCGACGCCGATGGCGCGTTTGCCGCCGGCGGACAGATCGATGCGGCATTGCTGGCGCGGCTGCTGGCCGAGCCGTGGTTCGCGCTGCCGCCGCCCAAGAGTACCGGACGCGAGCAGTTCCACCTCGACTGGGTGCAGGCGCGGCTGGGCGAGCCGGCGCCGGCGCCGGCCGACGTGCAGGCCACGCTGCTGGAGCTCACCGCCGCCACGGTCGCCGACGCGCTGCTGGCGCACTTGCCCGGGACGAAGCGGCTGCTGGTCTGCGGCGGCGGCGTGCGCAACCCACCGTTGCTGCGGCGGATCGGCGCACGGCTGCCCGGCGTGGCGGTGGTGTCCAGCGCCGAACACGGGCTGGACCCGGATTTCATGGAAGCGATGGGCTTTGCGTGGCTGGCGCGCGAAACCCTGGCCGGGCGCCCCGGCAACCTGCCGGCGGTCACCGGCGCGCAAGGACCGCGGATCCTCGGGGCGATTCACCCGGCGTGA
- the pyrE gene encoding orotate phosphoribosyltransferase (Evidence 2a : Function of homologous gene experimentally demonstrated in an other organism; PubMedId : 6207018, 6349999, 8620002; Product type e : enzyme): MSDHRSRFLQLALNADALRFGQFTLKSGRVSPYFFNAGRFDTGLALAQLGNCYADAIDSADIAFDQLFGPAYKGIPLATAIACEFSHRGRNLPLTFNRKEAKDHGEGGSLIGADMAGKRILIIDDVITAGTAIREALATIRAANGIPAGIVVALDRQEIASEDDRRSAAQAVAAETGIPVIAVANLADLLAFASGNPELVGYREPLLTYRGQYGSNPTS; this comes from the coding sequence ATGAGTGACCATCGTTCCCGTTTCCTGCAGCTGGCGCTGAATGCGGACGCCCTGCGCTTTGGCCAGTTCACCCTCAAGTCCGGCCGCGTCAGCCCGTACTTCTTCAATGCCGGCCGCTTCGACACCGGCCTGGCGCTGGCCCAGCTGGGCAACTGCTACGCCGATGCCATCGACAGCGCCGACATCGCCTTCGACCAGCTGTTCGGCCCCGCCTACAAGGGCATCCCGCTGGCCACCGCGATTGCCTGCGAGTTCTCGCACCGCGGCCGCAACCTGCCGCTGACCTTCAACCGCAAGGAGGCCAAGGACCACGGCGAGGGCGGCAGCCTGATCGGCGCGGACATGGCCGGCAAGCGCATCCTGATCATCGACGACGTGATCACCGCCGGCACCGCCATCCGCGAGGCGCTGGCCACCATCCGCGCCGCCAATGGCATCCCCGCCGGCATCGTGGTGGCACTGGACCGCCAGGAGATCGCCTCCGAGGACGACCGCCGCTCCGCCGCGCAGGCCGTGGCTGCCGAGACCGGCATCCCGGTGATCGCCGTGGCCAACCTGGCCGACCTGCTTGCATTCGCCTCCGGGAACCCGGAACTTGTCGGCTACCGGGAACCGCTGCTGACCTACCGCGGCCAGTACGGAAGCAATCCAACGAGCTGA
- the dut gene encoding deoxyuridinetriphosphatase (Evidence 2a : Function of homologous gene experimentally demonstrated in an other organism; PubMedId : 11375495, 1311056, 6139280, 8646539, 9757088; Product type e : enzyme), with translation MSTDNALQPLQVQLLDPRFGDAWPLPAYATEASAGLDLRAATEAPMTLQPGDTALLPSGIAIHIADPGLCAVVLPRSGLGHRHGIVLGNGTGLIDADYQGPLLISVWNRGREPFTIEPGDRIAQLVVMPIARVALQVVDTFTDSARGTGGFGHTGVR, from the coding sequence ATGAGTACCGACAACGCATTGCAGCCCTTGCAGGTACAACTGCTCGACCCGCGCTTCGGCGACGCCTGGCCACTGCCGGCCTACGCCACCGAGGCCAGCGCCGGGCTCGACCTGCGCGCGGCGACCGAGGCGCCGATGACGCTGCAACCGGGCGACACCGCGTTGCTGCCCAGCGGCATCGCAATCCACATTGCCGACCCCGGTTTGTGCGCGGTGGTGCTGCCACGCTCAGGGCTGGGCCACCGCCACGGCATCGTGCTCGGCAACGGCACCGGCCTGATCGACGCCGACTACCAGGGGCCGCTGTTGATCAGCGTGTGGAACCGCGGCCGCGAGCCGTTCACCATCGAGCCGGGCGACCGCATCGCGCAGCTGGTGGTGATGCCCATCGCCCGCGTGGCCTTGCAGGTGGTGGATACTTTCACTGACAGTGCACGGGGAACGGGTGGATTCGGCCATACCGGCGTGCGCTGA
- a CDS encoding conserved exported hypothetical protein (Evidence 4 : Homologs of previously reported genes of unknown function), translating to MMRNPSKTGATALLVLAALALPALAQNKPEVGKKLYCWDQGGRRICSDTLPAEAVNNAREEFNARSGLRSAEVQRALTAEEQADAALAAAQAQVDAAAVETRKRTEQAMLSTYGSEDALRRVFNERAAIVDNNIKTAAYNVASLRDALATQLQAAGNKELSGQKVADKQADDIRQRHRELQAQLRLQAAFERQRKALDVEIDETLTRYRVLKGTAPQ from the coding sequence ATGATGCGAAATCCGTCCAAGACCGGCGCCACGGCGCTGCTGGTGCTGGCCGCGCTGGCCCTGCCGGCGCTGGCGCAGAACAAGCCGGAAGTCGGCAAGAAGCTGTATTGCTGGGACCAGGGCGGGCGCCGCATCTGCTCGGACACGCTGCCGGCCGAGGCGGTGAACAACGCGCGCGAGGAGTTCAACGCGCGCAGCGGCCTGCGCAGCGCCGAGGTGCAGCGCGCACTCACCGCCGAGGAACAGGCCGATGCCGCGCTGGCCGCGGCACAGGCGCAGGTGGATGCGGCCGCGGTGGAAACCCGCAAGCGCACCGAGCAGGCGATGCTGTCCACCTACGGCAGCGAGGACGCGTTGCGCCGCGTGTTCAACGAACGCGCAGCGATCGTCGACAACAACATCAAGACCGCCGCCTACAACGTGGCCAGCCTGCGCGACGCACTGGCCACGCAGTTGCAGGCGGCCGGCAACAAGGAGTTGTCCGGGCAGAAGGTCGCCGACAAGCAGGCCGACGACATCCGCCAGCGCCATCGCGAACTGCAAGCGCAACTGCGGCTGCAGGCCGCATTCGAGCGCCAGCGCAAGGCCCTGGACGTGGAGATCGACGAAACCCTCACCCGCTACCGGGTGCTCAAGGGCACCGCCCCGCAGTAG
- a CDS encoding conserved hypothetical protein (Evidence 4 : Homologs of previously reported genes of unknown function) produces MSGTSQLHAAPVETGHGLADDPKRGDRLDGGCDEMADLILRDVDPLLLERIRRLAVARGWTREHTCMVLLEQGLFAGEHEMSHGFGNIEVDALSEAIHALQALPAGAEFG; encoded by the coding sequence ATGAGCGGAACGTCGCAGCTTCACGCCGCGCCCGTTGAAACCGGCCACGGCCTCGCCGATGATCCAAAGCGGGGGGATCGGCTGGATGGCGGGTGCGATGAAATGGCCGACCTGATCTTGCGGGATGTCGACCCGCTGCTGCTTGAACGCATCCGCCGCCTGGCGGTGGCGCGTGGCTGGACCCGTGAGCACACCTGCATGGTGCTGCTCGAGCAGGGTCTGTTCGCTGGCGAGCACGAAATGAGCCACGGCTTCGGGAATATCGAAGTGGATGCGCTGTCCGAGGCCATCCACGCCTTGCAGGCGCTGCCGGCCGGTGCCGAGTTCGGCTGA